The Sebastes fasciatus isolate fSebFas1 chromosome 13, fSebFas1.pri, whole genome shotgun sequence genome includes a region encoding these proteins:
- the LOC141780425 gene encoding choline transporter-like protein 2 isoform X1, which produces MPDEGEEGEFYGKHGEPRKYDSNFKGPIQNRGCTDIVCCILFIIAILGYIAVGILAWSQGDPRKVIYPTDSRGQFCGQAGTPLENKRLLFYFNIMKCASPMVLLEFQCPTSQMCVEKCPDKFMTLIKAYSNQKDFDYYKTFCKEGVTNTMGIPQILKLGLCPAMLTPSRPFTRRCFPALADKGGVITVGNSSHFDDGSGNMRDAKDLVDGVKNATVVIEARQVVMKIFEDYTQSWYWIVIGLVLAMLTSLLFIVLLRFLAGIMVWVMIVLVILVIGYGIFHCYMEYAALKGQAGSDVTLQDLGFQTDFTVYLQIRQTWLAFMIILAIVEVIIILLLIFLRKRILLAIALIKEASRAIAHVMSSLFYPLFTFLLLAMVIAFWAVTAVFLSTSNEPIYKVFNETVCDHSRKTCDPANYTTSPEKAQCPESECLFAFYGGETVYHKYLIGLQFYNVFLFFWCANFVTAMGQMTLAGAFASYYWAFRKPDDMPAFPVFSALGRSLRYHTGTLAFGSLILSIIQIIRVLLEYLDHKLKGAKNKCTRFLLCCLKCCFWCLEKFVKFLNRNAYIMVAIYGKNFCTSARDAFFLLMRNMVRVAVLDKVTDFLLFLGKLLIVGLVGIFAFFFFSGRVKAFENTAPHLHYYWVPILTVVVGSYLIAHGFFSVYAMCVDTLFLCFCEDLERNDGSPARPYYMSSTLHEVLWKNKAEYQQQDDEDTS; this is translated from the exons ATGCCAGAtgagggagaagaaggagagttTTATGGAAAGCATG GCGAGCCGAGGAAATATGACTCGAACTTCAAGGGCCCGATCCAGAACAG GGGCTGCACAGACATCGTGTGCTGCATCCTCTTCATTATCGCCATACTGGGTTATATCGCAGTGGGAATACTCG CCTGGTCCCAGGGCGACCCCAGGAAGGTGATCTATCCCACAGACAGTCGAGGCCAGTTCTGTGGGCAGGCTGGCACCCCACTGGA GAACAAGCGACTGCTGTTCTACTTCAACATCATGAAGTGTGCCAGCCCCATGGTGCTGCTGGAGTTCCAGTGTCCCACCTCGCAG ATGTGTGTGGAGAAGTGCCCCGATAAGTTCATGACATTAATCAAAGCCTACTCCAACCAAAAAGACTTTGACTACTACAAGACCTTCTGCAAGGAAGGTGTGACTAATACAATG GGTATACCACAAATCCTTAAGTTGGGTCTCTGTCCTGCCATGCTGACCCCCAGCAGACCCT TCACTCGTAGATGTTTCCCGGCTTTGGCTGACAAAGGAGGGGTGATAACTGTGGGAAACAGCTCTCACTTTGATGATGGAAGTGGGAACATGAGAGATGCCAAGGATCTTGTCGATGGAGTCAA GAACGCCACTGTGGTTATCGAGGCTCGTCAGGTGGTCATGAAAATCTTTGAGGATTACACGCAGTCCTGGTACTGGATCGTGAT AGGGCTGGTCCTCGCTATGCTCACCAGCCTGCTCTTCATCGTCCTCCTGCGCTTCCTGGCAGGGATCATGGTCTGGGTCATGATTGTCCTGGTGATACTGGTCATCGGATATG GTATCTTCCACTGCTACATGGAGTACGCTGCTTTGAAAGGACAGGCGGGCTCTGATGTGACTCTACAGGATCTGGGCTTCCAGACAGACTTCACCGTCTACCTGCAGATCAGACAGACGTGGCTGGCCTTCA TGATTATCCTGGCCATCGTGGAGGTCATCATCATCCTGCTGCTCATCTTCCTCAGGAAGAGGATCCTCCTCGCCATTGCGCTCATCAAAGAAGCCAGCAG aGCCATCGCTCATGTGATGAGTTCCCTTTTCTACCCACTGTTTACCTTCCTCCTCCTGGCCATGGTCATCGCCTTCTGGGCAGTTACTGCTGT CTTCTTGTCTACCTCTAATGAACCCATCTACAAAGTTTTCAATGAGACGGTGTGCGACCACTCAAGAAAAACTTGTGATCCAGCG AACTACACAACCAGTCCTGAAAAGGCGCAGTGCCCCGAATCCGAGTGCCTTTTCGCCTTCTACGGCGGAGAGACCGTTTACCACAAATACCTGATCGGCCTGCAGTTCTACAacgtcttcctcttcttctggtGTGCCAACTTCGTCACGGCTATGGGACAGATGACCCTGGCCGGGGCCTTCGCCTCGTACTACTGGGCCTTCAGGAAGCCGGACGACATGCCTGCCTTCCCAGTGTTCTCTGCACTAGGGAGATCTCTCAG GTATCACACAGGAACTCTGGCGTTCGGCTCCCTTATCCTCTCAATCATTCAGATCATCAGGGTTTTGCTGGAGTATCTGGACCACAAGCTGAAAG GAGCCAAAAATAAGTGTACCAGGTTCCTGCTGTGCTGTCTGAAGTGCTGCTTCTGGTGTCTGGAGAAATTTGTCAAGTTCCTAAACAGAAACGCCTACATTATG GTGGCGATTTATGGCaaaaacttctgcacctctgcCAGAGatgccttcttcctcctcatgaGGAACATGGTCAG GGTGGCTGTCTTGGACAAAGTGACAGATTTCCTCTTGTTTTTGGGCAAACTGCTCATTGTTGGGCTCGTGG GGATCTttgccttctttttcttctctgggAGAGTGAAGGCCTTTGAGAATACAGCTCCCCATCTCCACTACTACTGGGTACCCATCCTG ACTGTGGTGGTCGGCTCCTACCTCATTGCCCATGGATTCTTCAGCGTGTATGCCATGTGTGTGGACActctcttcctctgtttct GTGAAGACCTGGAGCGCAATGACGGCTCCCCCGCAAGGCCTTATTACATGTCTTCAACTCTTCATGAGGTTCTGTGGAAGAACAAGGCCGAGTATCAGCAACAGGACGATGAAGACACCAGTTGA
- the LOC141780425 gene encoding choline transporter-like protein 2 isoform X3, translating to MPDEGEEGEFYGKHGEPRKYDSNFKGPIQNRGCTDIVCCILFIIAILGYIAVGILAWSQGDPRKVIYPTDSRGQFCGQAGTPLENKRLLFYFNIMKCASPMVLLEFQCPTSQMCVEKCPDKFMTLIKAYSNQKDFDYYKTFCKEGVTNTMGIPQILKLGLCPAMLTPSRPFTRRCFPALADKGGVITVGNSSHFDDGSGNMRDAKDLVDGVKNATVVIEARQVVMKIFEDYTQSWYWIVIGLVLAMLTSLLFIVLLRFLAGIMVWVMIVLVILVIGYGIFHCYMEYAALKGQAGSDVTLQDLGFQTDFTVYLQIRQTWLAFMIILAIVEVIIILLLIFLRKRILLAIALIKEASRAIAHVMSSLFYPLFTFLLLAMVIAFWAVTAVFLSTSNEPIYKVFNETVCDHSRKTCDPANYTTSPEKAQCPESECLFAFYGGETVYHKYLIGLQFYNVFLFFWCANFVTAMGQMTLAGAFASYYWAFRKPDDMPAFPVFSALGRSLRYHTGTLAFGSLILSIIQIIRVLLEYLDHKLKGAKNKCTRFLLCCLKCCFWCLEKFVKFLNRNAYIMVAIYGKNFCTSARDAFFLLMRNMVRVAVLDKVTDFLLFLGKLLIVGLVGIFAFFFFSGRVKAFENTAPHLHYYWVPILTVVVGSYLIAHGFFSVYAMCVDTLFLCFLEDLERNDGSAERPYLMPESLRKVLNKKNKTEPAQ from the exons ATGCCAGAtgagggagaagaaggagagttTTATGGAAAGCATG GCGAGCCGAGGAAATATGACTCGAACTTCAAGGGCCCGATCCAGAACAG GGGCTGCACAGACATCGTGTGCTGCATCCTCTTCATTATCGCCATACTGGGTTATATCGCAGTGGGAATACTCG CCTGGTCCCAGGGCGACCCCAGGAAGGTGATCTATCCCACAGACAGTCGAGGCCAGTTCTGTGGGCAGGCTGGCACCCCACTGGA GAACAAGCGACTGCTGTTCTACTTCAACATCATGAAGTGTGCCAGCCCCATGGTGCTGCTGGAGTTCCAGTGTCCCACCTCGCAG ATGTGTGTGGAGAAGTGCCCCGATAAGTTCATGACATTAATCAAAGCCTACTCCAACCAAAAAGACTTTGACTACTACAAGACCTTCTGCAAGGAAGGTGTGACTAATACAATG GGTATACCACAAATCCTTAAGTTGGGTCTCTGTCCTGCCATGCTGACCCCCAGCAGACCCT TCACTCGTAGATGTTTCCCGGCTTTGGCTGACAAAGGAGGGGTGATAACTGTGGGAAACAGCTCTCACTTTGATGATGGAAGTGGGAACATGAGAGATGCCAAGGATCTTGTCGATGGAGTCAA GAACGCCACTGTGGTTATCGAGGCTCGTCAGGTGGTCATGAAAATCTTTGAGGATTACACGCAGTCCTGGTACTGGATCGTGAT AGGGCTGGTCCTCGCTATGCTCACCAGCCTGCTCTTCATCGTCCTCCTGCGCTTCCTGGCAGGGATCATGGTCTGGGTCATGATTGTCCTGGTGATACTGGTCATCGGATATG GTATCTTCCACTGCTACATGGAGTACGCTGCTTTGAAAGGACAGGCGGGCTCTGATGTGACTCTACAGGATCTGGGCTTCCAGACAGACTTCACCGTCTACCTGCAGATCAGACAGACGTGGCTGGCCTTCA TGATTATCCTGGCCATCGTGGAGGTCATCATCATCCTGCTGCTCATCTTCCTCAGGAAGAGGATCCTCCTCGCCATTGCGCTCATCAAAGAAGCCAGCAG aGCCATCGCTCATGTGATGAGTTCCCTTTTCTACCCACTGTTTACCTTCCTCCTCCTGGCCATGGTCATCGCCTTCTGGGCAGTTACTGCTGT CTTCTTGTCTACCTCTAATGAACCCATCTACAAAGTTTTCAATGAGACGGTGTGCGACCACTCAAGAAAAACTTGTGATCCAGCG AACTACACAACCAGTCCTGAAAAGGCGCAGTGCCCCGAATCCGAGTGCCTTTTCGCCTTCTACGGCGGAGAGACCGTTTACCACAAATACCTGATCGGCCTGCAGTTCTACAacgtcttcctcttcttctggtGTGCCAACTTCGTCACGGCTATGGGACAGATGACCCTGGCCGGGGCCTTCGCCTCGTACTACTGGGCCTTCAGGAAGCCGGACGACATGCCTGCCTTCCCAGTGTTCTCTGCACTAGGGAGATCTCTCAG GTATCACACAGGAACTCTGGCGTTCGGCTCCCTTATCCTCTCAATCATTCAGATCATCAGGGTTTTGCTGGAGTATCTGGACCACAAGCTGAAAG GAGCCAAAAATAAGTGTACCAGGTTCCTGCTGTGCTGTCTGAAGTGCTGCTTCTGGTGTCTGGAGAAATTTGTCAAGTTCCTAAACAGAAACGCCTACATTATG GTGGCGATTTATGGCaaaaacttctgcacctctgcCAGAGatgccttcttcctcctcatgaGGAACATGGTCAG GGTGGCTGTCTTGGACAAAGTGACAGATTTCCTCTTGTTTTTGGGCAAACTGCTCATTGTTGGGCTCGTGG GGATCTttgccttctttttcttctctgggAGAGTGAAGGCCTTTGAGAATACAGCTCCCCATCTCCACTACTACTGGGTACCCATCCTG ACTGTGGTGGTCGGCTCCTACCTCATTGCCCATGGATTCTTCAGCGTGTATGCCATGTGTGTGGACActctcttcctctgtttct
- the LOC141780425 gene encoding choline transporter-like protein 2 isoform X4 produces MELEEKPRYGEPRKYDSNFKGPIQNRGCTDIVCCILFIIAILGYIAVGILAWSQGDPRKVIYPTDSRGQFCGQAGTPLENKRLLFYFNIMKCASPMVLLEFQCPTSQMCVEKCPDKFMTLIKAYSNQKDFDYYKTFCKEGVTNTMGIPQILKLGLCPAMLTPSRPFTRRCFPALADKGGVITVGNSSHFDDGSGNMRDAKDLVDGVKNATVVIEARQVVMKIFEDYTQSWYWIVIGLVLAMLTSLLFIVLLRFLAGIMVWVMIVLVILVIGYGIFHCYMEYAALKGQAGSDVTLQDLGFQTDFTVYLQIRQTWLAFMIILAIVEVIIILLLIFLRKRILLAIALIKEASRAIAHVMSSLFYPLFTFLLLAMVIAFWAVTAVFLSTSNEPIYKVFNETVCDHSRKTCDPANYTTSPEKAQCPESECLFAFYGGETVYHKYLIGLQFYNVFLFFWCANFVTAMGQMTLAGAFASYYWAFRKPDDMPAFPVFSALGRSLRYHTGTLAFGSLILSIIQIIRVLLEYLDHKLKGAKNKCTRFLLCCLKCCFWCLEKFVKFLNRNAYIMVAIYGKNFCTSARDAFFLLMRNMVRVAVLDKVTDFLLFLGKLLIVGLVGIFAFFFFSGRVKAFENTAPHLHYYWVPILTVVVGSYLIAHGFFSVYAMCVDTLFLCFLEDLERNDGSAERPYLMPESLRKVLNKKNKTEPAQ; encoded by the exons ATGGAACTGGAAGAGAAACCGAGATATG GCGAGCCGAGGAAATATGACTCGAACTTCAAGGGCCCGATCCAGAACAG GGGCTGCACAGACATCGTGTGCTGCATCCTCTTCATTATCGCCATACTGGGTTATATCGCAGTGGGAATACTCG CCTGGTCCCAGGGCGACCCCAGGAAGGTGATCTATCCCACAGACAGTCGAGGCCAGTTCTGTGGGCAGGCTGGCACCCCACTGGA GAACAAGCGACTGCTGTTCTACTTCAACATCATGAAGTGTGCCAGCCCCATGGTGCTGCTGGAGTTCCAGTGTCCCACCTCGCAG ATGTGTGTGGAGAAGTGCCCCGATAAGTTCATGACATTAATCAAAGCCTACTCCAACCAAAAAGACTTTGACTACTACAAGACCTTCTGCAAGGAAGGTGTGACTAATACAATG GGTATACCACAAATCCTTAAGTTGGGTCTCTGTCCTGCCATGCTGACCCCCAGCAGACCCT TCACTCGTAGATGTTTCCCGGCTTTGGCTGACAAAGGAGGGGTGATAACTGTGGGAAACAGCTCTCACTTTGATGATGGAAGTGGGAACATGAGAGATGCCAAGGATCTTGTCGATGGAGTCAA GAACGCCACTGTGGTTATCGAGGCTCGTCAGGTGGTCATGAAAATCTTTGAGGATTACACGCAGTCCTGGTACTGGATCGTGAT AGGGCTGGTCCTCGCTATGCTCACCAGCCTGCTCTTCATCGTCCTCCTGCGCTTCCTGGCAGGGATCATGGTCTGGGTCATGATTGTCCTGGTGATACTGGTCATCGGATATG GTATCTTCCACTGCTACATGGAGTACGCTGCTTTGAAAGGACAGGCGGGCTCTGATGTGACTCTACAGGATCTGGGCTTCCAGACAGACTTCACCGTCTACCTGCAGATCAGACAGACGTGGCTGGCCTTCA TGATTATCCTGGCCATCGTGGAGGTCATCATCATCCTGCTGCTCATCTTCCTCAGGAAGAGGATCCTCCTCGCCATTGCGCTCATCAAAGAAGCCAGCAG aGCCATCGCTCATGTGATGAGTTCCCTTTTCTACCCACTGTTTACCTTCCTCCTCCTGGCCATGGTCATCGCCTTCTGGGCAGTTACTGCTGT CTTCTTGTCTACCTCTAATGAACCCATCTACAAAGTTTTCAATGAGACGGTGTGCGACCACTCAAGAAAAACTTGTGATCCAGCG AACTACACAACCAGTCCTGAAAAGGCGCAGTGCCCCGAATCCGAGTGCCTTTTCGCCTTCTACGGCGGAGAGACCGTTTACCACAAATACCTGATCGGCCTGCAGTTCTACAacgtcttcctcttcttctggtGTGCCAACTTCGTCACGGCTATGGGACAGATGACCCTGGCCGGGGCCTTCGCCTCGTACTACTGGGCCTTCAGGAAGCCGGACGACATGCCTGCCTTCCCAGTGTTCTCTGCACTAGGGAGATCTCTCAG GTATCACACAGGAACTCTGGCGTTCGGCTCCCTTATCCTCTCAATCATTCAGATCATCAGGGTTTTGCTGGAGTATCTGGACCACAAGCTGAAAG GAGCCAAAAATAAGTGTACCAGGTTCCTGCTGTGCTGTCTGAAGTGCTGCTTCTGGTGTCTGGAGAAATTTGTCAAGTTCCTAAACAGAAACGCCTACATTATG GTGGCGATTTATGGCaaaaacttctgcacctctgcCAGAGatgccttcttcctcctcatgaGGAACATGGTCAG GGTGGCTGTCTTGGACAAAGTGACAGATTTCCTCTTGTTTTTGGGCAAACTGCTCATTGTTGGGCTCGTGG GGATCTttgccttctttttcttctctgggAGAGTGAAGGCCTTTGAGAATACAGCTCCCCATCTCCACTACTACTGGGTACCCATCCTG ACTGTGGTGGTCGGCTCCTACCTCATTGCCCATGGATTCTTCAGCGTGTATGCCATGTGTGTGGACActctcttcctctgtttct
- the LOC141780425 gene encoding choline transporter-like protein 2 isoform X2 — protein sequence MELEEKPRYGEPRKYDSNFKGPIQNRGCTDIVCCILFIIAILGYIAVGILAWSQGDPRKVIYPTDSRGQFCGQAGTPLENKRLLFYFNIMKCASPMVLLEFQCPTSQMCVEKCPDKFMTLIKAYSNQKDFDYYKTFCKEGVTNTMGIPQILKLGLCPAMLTPSRPFTRRCFPALADKGGVITVGNSSHFDDGSGNMRDAKDLVDGVKNATVVIEARQVVMKIFEDYTQSWYWIVIGLVLAMLTSLLFIVLLRFLAGIMVWVMIVLVILVIGYGIFHCYMEYAALKGQAGSDVTLQDLGFQTDFTVYLQIRQTWLAFMIILAIVEVIIILLLIFLRKRILLAIALIKEASRAIAHVMSSLFYPLFTFLLLAMVIAFWAVTAVFLSTSNEPIYKVFNETVCDHSRKTCDPANYTTSPEKAQCPESECLFAFYGGETVYHKYLIGLQFYNVFLFFWCANFVTAMGQMTLAGAFASYYWAFRKPDDMPAFPVFSALGRSLRYHTGTLAFGSLILSIIQIIRVLLEYLDHKLKGAKNKCTRFLLCCLKCCFWCLEKFVKFLNRNAYIMVAIYGKNFCTSARDAFFLLMRNMVRVAVLDKVTDFLLFLGKLLIVGLVGIFAFFFFSGRVKAFENTAPHLHYYWVPILTVVVGSYLIAHGFFSVYAMCVDTLFLCFCEDLERNDGSPARPYYMSSTLHEVLWKNKAEYQQQDDEDTS from the exons ATGGAACTGGAAGAGAAACCGAGATATG GCGAGCCGAGGAAATATGACTCGAACTTCAAGGGCCCGATCCAGAACAG GGGCTGCACAGACATCGTGTGCTGCATCCTCTTCATTATCGCCATACTGGGTTATATCGCAGTGGGAATACTCG CCTGGTCCCAGGGCGACCCCAGGAAGGTGATCTATCCCACAGACAGTCGAGGCCAGTTCTGTGGGCAGGCTGGCACCCCACTGGA GAACAAGCGACTGCTGTTCTACTTCAACATCATGAAGTGTGCCAGCCCCATGGTGCTGCTGGAGTTCCAGTGTCCCACCTCGCAG ATGTGTGTGGAGAAGTGCCCCGATAAGTTCATGACATTAATCAAAGCCTACTCCAACCAAAAAGACTTTGACTACTACAAGACCTTCTGCAAGGAAGGTGTGACTAATACAATG GGTATACCACAAATCCTTAAGTTGGGTCTCTGTCCTGCCATGCTGACCCCCAGCAGACCCT TCACTCGTAGATGTTTCCCGGCTTTGGCTGACAAAGGAGGGGTGATAACTGTGGGAAACAGCTCTCACTTTGATGATGGAAGTGGGAACATGAGAGATGCCAAGGATCTTGTCGATGGAGTCAA GAACGCCACTGTGGTTATCGAGGCTCGTCAGGTGGTCATGAAAATCTTTGAGGATTACACGCAGTCCTGGTACTGGATCGTGAT AGGGCTGGTCCTCGCTATGCTCACCAGCCTGCTCTTCATCGTCCTCCTGCGCTTCCTGGCAGGGATCATGGTCTGGGTCATGATTGTCCTGGTGATACTGGTCATCGGATATG GTATCTTCCACTGCTACATGGAGTACGCTGCTTTGAAAGGACAGGCGGGCTCTGATGTGACTCTACAGGATCTGGGCTTCCAGACAGACTTCACCGTCTACCTGCAGATCAGACAGACGTGGCTGGCCTTCA TGATTATCCTGGCCATCGTGGAGGTCATCATCATCCTGCTGCTCATCTTCCTCAGGAAGAGGATCCTCCTCGCCATTGCGCTCATCAAAGAAGCCAGCAG aGCCATCGCTCATGTGATGAGTTCCCTTTTCTACCCACTGTTTACCTTCCTCCTCCTGGCCATGGTCATCGCCTTCTGGGCAGTTACTGCTGT CTTCTTGTCTACCTCTAATGAACCCATCTACAAAGTTTTCAATGAGACGGTGTGCGACCACTCAAGAAAAACTTGTGATCCAGCG AACTACACAACCAGTCCTGAAAAGGCGCAGTGCCCCGAATCCGAGTGCCTTTTCGCCTTCTACGGCGGAGAGACCGTTTACCACAAATACCTGATCGGCCTGCAGTTCTACAacgtcttcctcttcttctggtGTGCCAACTTCGTCACGGCTATGGGACAGATGACCCTGGCCGGGGCCTTCGCCTCGTACTACTGGGCCTTCAGGAAGCCGGACGACATGCCTGCCTTCCCAGTGTTCTCTGCACTAGGGAGATCTCTCAG GTATCACACAGGAACTCTGGCGTTCGGCTCCCTTATCCTCTCAATCATTCAGATCATCAGGGTTTTGCTGGAGTATCTGGACCACAAGCTGAAAG GAGCCAAAAATAAGTGTACCAGGTTCCTGCTGTGCTGTCTGAAGTGCTGCTTCTGGTGTCTGGAGAAATTTGTCAAGTTCCTAAACAGAAACGCCTACATTATG GTGGCGATTTATGGCaaaaacttctgcacctctgcCAGAGatgccttcttcctcctcatgaGGAACATGGTCAG GGTGGCTGTCTTGGACAAAGTGACAGATTTCCTCTTGTTTTTGGGCAAACTGCTCATTGTTGGGCTCGTGG GGATCTttgccttctttttcttctctgggAGAGTGAAGGCCTTTGAGAATACAGCTCCCCATCTCCACTACTACTGGGTACCCATCCTG ACTGTGGTGGTCGGCTCCTACCTCATTGCCCATGGATTCTTCAGCGTGTATGCCATGTGTGTGGACActctcttcctctgtttct GTGAAGACCTGGAGCGCAATGACGGCTCCCCCGCAAGGCCTTATTACATGTCTTCAACTCTTCATGAGGTTCTGTGGAAGAACAAGGCCGAGTATCAGCAACAGGACGATGAAGACACCAGTTGA